The DNA segment CTGACTATTAATatcaaatagaataaataaaagctaCCTTTAGGATTTAACTAAGAgtacatgtgtatatgcacatacacggGACAAATTTCTCAGGATTCTTTGAACAATACAATGACTTTACTATCACTAGAAAAAAGGTGGACTTATTTTCAAGTATGTTTCTTGGGGACTAGCAGTAGGTTCTCTCAAATTAAGAGTAAAGACACCAGGTCATAAAGTGCCAACTCTTAGCACCAGAGAGACTTAAAACTTCATAGGAGGTGAATGACGTTACAAATCAGAGAATCTACTAATCTAGTTCTATGGAACTGTATTACTTTtctcaactggaaaaaaaatctaggtgtATGCCAAGTAGATTTAAAAAgctaatctcttttaaaaatttttagaattgtaATTTACAatcctatataaaataaaattgctggcTTATAATAAAAGGCTCTAAGTTTCAGAgatatgaacaaacaaaaaggaactggTAACACAGTTTATATAAATCAAGGTCCCAgaactgaaaattaaaagtagTCTCTCAGAGAAAGGAATGGTGAAACTCAGTGTGTATTTTCACGAACACACCCAAAAACTGTTTTGTGGACAGCCAATCTGATTTCGAATTTCTGAACTGCCACCTGATACCTTTAATCAACACTAAATCAAGTCTGAGGCAAGACATTACATGGACAGTACTCAAATAGAAAGATAATAACTTCCTTCCTTGACAATCTCCAGCTGTCATTCAGAAGTGGAGTTATTTGATGGCTTGGGAAGCAGTGTCCATTGAGTTTTCCTTCCTGACCTGAAGAGATTCACTGCTGATGGACAATAATTCTCGAAGTTCCTTATTttcaagctggaaaaaaaaaggtatgtttatttcagtattttgatTGTCAAACTGTATCAGAATACATTGTTTTGGGCCAGGAACAGAAAGcatattaattttaaacatttgaaagaaacaaaataactgAGAATTTCCTAAAATACTAATTATTAatcatttaatatacatttactgAGTAATTTATATAAACCACATGTTAggattacaaggaaaaaaaaccaaagtctCTCTCCACCTGAGGTATTCGGTGCTTGTTGTACTTTTTGTGGTTCCCACTAGTTTTACTACTGTTTCTTCTACCTTTTAAATTCCTAATAATATTTTTACTGTGCTCAGTCTTTTCTCCTGAATGTGCTACAGttttggaggaaggaagaaaaggagaagaaactaCTCATGGGTCCACAGCCAGGTACCAGTGGGTGTCCTACATATATCATCTCACAACAACATGTAGGGCAGGTACCATTCCCTACATCCATGTTCTCTAGAAGACGAGGACACTGTGGCTCACCAAAGTCCAAAAACTTGTCCAAACGCAGACAACGTGGATGTGATACTGCTAGGGTTTCAATCTGATGTTGGTGTCCTTTCCACTTAAAATACTGAGTAAAATTTGTTCCACATTTCCTTAGGGCTATTTCCATAGTTGAGGTACATCAGGGATAGTATAGACAAGGTTGTTCTACTGTTTTAACTAACTCCTAATTCCTACTTGGGACCTTGTCTCTCCCTTTGATTTCCAGCTAGGGCAGCTTGCACTCTGTAGCCTCATTCTCTCTGTAGGAAATTCTAGGAAACCATAGCATTTTTAGGCTTCATCAAGAGTCTGCGTCCATGGTCATTAAATCGTCTAACATATAAAGTGCTTCCCTTAGTACTGTGCATCTCTCCTAGCATGTACAAACCATTTCGTATCATATAAGTACTAGTCTTATTCCTTTCAGTAGACTCTGTGcagggatcctctctttctctctgatattTCTCAAAGGGGCCATGACAGCATCTTGTAATAAGCAACATTCAAATGATTTACTGTTATgtgttttcttaatgattttatgGGATTCTAATACctccaggtcttttttttttcccttggtaaattattgctattataataaaaacattacatgaaaagagcctttaaaaaatcaaaactgtaaggcttataaaataaatagcatgcCCTTGGCTTTGTTCCCCAAGGGCaacaacttttaaaacttttatcttttcttttggtaCTTACTTCCatagttaataaatgaataattaatagtaattattatgCCTGTactgctatatatatatttttaatgtttatttttgaaagagagagtgtgagtgggagaggggcagagagggagacacagaatctgaagcaggctccaggctctgagctgtgagcacagagcctaatgtggggctcgaactcatgaaccgtgaggtcatgacctgagccgaagttggatgcttaaccaactgagccacccaggtgcccctgtactgcTATTTCTTGATGATCAATTTAAGACATTATCTGACTTCCTTTTATAGCAGAGGAGGGATTTTAGCTCACATGTAATCTCTCTCTTCTACTCTCTCTACCCTCTCAATATGATAATATCTCAATTTCTAGCCAATACATAGTTGGCATTTTCATTGTTTGCTGCTGATTGTATTTACTTTCTTGGAAAGGATGTAGAACaggagttttaattttaaatcatgaacacacagaaaacatCAATACACTGCCTAGGATAGCAATGGCATACCTTCTGGACTCTAAGAAAATTCCCTGAATATTGTGACCCTATAATAGCAACAATCTTACCTCTAATTGGGCTAGTTTTTCCTGAATCTTACAAAATTGGTCATCATCCACCTGAACTGCTTTCCTCATCActtctcccatttcacagattctgtcaatctgactctcaatttcctGTAAAGATTAAGATTAAGAAAAGACAAAGGTGAAAAGTTATCTTTTCTATAGATGTTCACGAGAACATATGCATTATGagttaaaaaattcctttaatcTATGCTATAGAAGTTACACAGGAGTTTCATCACAACCTGAGTCTGAAGAGGCAAAGACATAATCAAGTTATCTTGTGgtattcacaaataaataatttgttttcaaaagattGATTCTAGTCTAACCAACCACTGGCCATTGAACAACATCTCTAAGTGGCTGTTTAACTTAAATTTGAGTATATTTATTGGCAGGAAGCTCACCGCATTCCAAGGTACCTTATTCTATAATTGGACATATCTCTTCGCAAGTTTTTCATGTGagttaaactgtttttttttttttttttcttttttaaatgtttatttttgagagagagtgagtgaggtgaagagagagaggggggcaagatccaaagtgggctctgcgctgtcagcacagagcctgacgcagggcttgaacccatgaaccgtgacatcatgacttgagctgaagtccaatgctaaaccaactgagccacccaggcgccccaaactaaACTGTCTCTTTTAAGGTTCAAGTTTTTTCCTCCAGATAACAGAAAAtcgtttatttttctcttctagatGAGAGctattcacatatttaaaatattcctgcTCCCTAAGACTTTTGTTAAGTCAGTAAAATGCTTTCAAAGGAATATAAGATGCAACTTATCTTTCATAAATTCCCTGGAGCAAATAGGTGCCCATCTTTTAATACCGTTTTAAATGATACAGTACATGTGAATGTACAATGACAACTATGAAGCACTCTACAAACATAAGCACAATTACTAGGTCTCCCAAATTAAATCATAAGCAACCAAACTATAGAAACTAcgccatgtatttttttaaaaccatacttCTGACAACATAGTATGATGCTATGTAGTTCAGTTTAATAAAGGTTTACTGactgcctgctatgtgccaggtactatgttAGGGATAAAAGAAGAATTCATGCTCCTTACAATCAAGAAGCTTATAGTTTAGTGAAAGTACAATAATAACCAACTAAAtattggggcgccggggtggctcagtgggttgagcgtccaacttcggctcaggtcatgatctcgtgatttgtgagtttgagccccgcattgggctctgtgctgacagcttggagcctggagcctggagcctgctttggattctgtctgtctctctctctctctctcagcccctcccctgctcactctgtgtgtctgtctctcaaaaaagaaataaaacatttaaaaaaatttaataagcaaccaaatatttactgagcaccttcaGCACTACCTGGCATTATGTTTGGTCAAGGAACTAAGCATCCATTAATCTTGAAAAGAGATCTTGGTGAGGAAGGGAAGAACCTTAATCCCACTCAGAGAAAAGCACCTGAACAGTCCCTTACCCCCCTTCTTTCTATTCATATCCTTACAAAGGTATAGGGAAATCAAAGCAAATATGATaaacatgaaaggaaaacaagcttacttttcttcaaaaacaagcaaacaatttaaaacaattcaaGATTTCAATCCTGTTCATTTAGAACTTATTCATCAAAATTTCTTACTGCAGAGTGAGACTGGTGAGCTTTCAGGACTGGTTCAGCATCCACGGCCTTTTTAGCAACCATTAATTGTAACATCTGTTTCCGGTACTTGCTCATGATGAGTTCCAAAGCATCCTGGTGTTCCTCCAAGGAAACCCATAGctctataagaaaataaataaataaaaccacttgGCAGTgatgtctgagagagagagctctcaaAGCCAAAGCTCTTAAAGTTGGAATTTTATGACAGTCCATGAGATATTGTGAATGCAAAGTTATAACTCAGTGTTTAAGTCCACAAAACTCAACAGTTAAGGTCTATCTGAAAAATAACTTTCTAGGCAGAGGCAGCATAGTCTGGTAGAAACAACATGGGATGTAGAACCAGAAGACATGGGTTTCAGTTCAATTCTGTGAGTTACTAGCTTACTACTACTCCTAtgcaaatcatttaacctctctgagcctattAACTGCATTGTAATATTAAATACTGGCTTATCTACCTCAAAATGAAGATATGAGAATATAATGTAATGATATATGTGAAAGCTCTCTGTAAACTGACATACAAATAACTTCATACTATCATTGATAATTTACTCATTAAACCTGAGAATATATACCCTGAGGATAAAATTCATTTCTTCCACCTTGcacaagaacatttaaaaaacttcttcAATCTTAGTGTTTAtgtcaattaataaaaaaaaatttaagctctTGAGGATATTAACTCTTTTCTTATGCAAATATCCATATGGGGATACACAAATAAGCCATGCAATAATTCAACTCTACTAAGCACCCCCTTTGGTAAGCAGCCTATAAATGCAAAATCAGTCAGATGACCTTAAAAAGGGTAACGTAAACTTTATTGTTACTGGGCCAGCAAGGGATAACGCTTTTTCAAAGTACTAATCCGGAGATATATATAAGATGTGAAGTTAGTTTGGCAAGAACTTTTGAAACATTATTggatattagaaaataataactaCAGAAAAAGACCTGACTAACCTCTGTTTTCCTGCTGCAAGTCTCTAATCTGTGTGTTCTCTTGGGACAGCAGAATGTGAGGTTTGAATTTGGACATGTCCTTTATATCGGGTGCATCTTCTTGATACTGGACAAACAGAGACAGACTAAGCGCGCCGTTAACAGGAAAACAGCCGCGGATGCAACCGAAGAAGTTGGGGTCGGGGCTCCAGGGCAGCATTCTCAGCCCCGACCCCGCAGAAAGGTCTCACCGCCACCCTCTGAGAGCAGGCATAAATTTAAAGCCGGGTTCCCACCGTCCTATGCCCTCCACCCCTCCCGGTGCACAGAACCCGCGGGCACGGCCCCCTACCCTCTGCCCGACCTGGTCCGGAAGCGCCGTCCCCGCCTCCCTCATAGCGGCCACCCGCCGGTGCAGCGCGGCGGACTGATCCACTAGCGACTCTGCGGCCGCGTCGTGCTCCCGCAGCCGCTCCAGCAGCGTCTTGGCGTCTGTCAGGATCTTCTCGATGGTGCAGCTCATAGCGGCCCAGGACCACGGCCCCCCGCCCTGCTCACCTATACGAACCTTCCCTGAACCTGTCTCAGCGTTACAGACGTCACTTCCGGTATGTTTAAAAGGCGCCTAGGCAGCCGCCGTATGCGCCTGCGCAGTGGCGGCCCAGTCCGCCGGTGACCCAGTTTACCAGCAGCCTCGCCGTGCGGCCCCGCCTTGCGCGgagccccaggcctggcctggcCCCGCCTGGCCCCGCCTCTGGCTTCTGGCTCTGATGGCCAGGTAGTCAAGCTGGCTTCTGGTCCGTGTCTTTTTTCCCAGTGGGTTCTGACTGATGTGGATTGCTGttcagtcatcttttttttttttttaattgtgcttggtttctttttaaaattaattcttaaaaattgtggtaaaatacacataaaatgtagCATATTAAGcatgttcatgtttatttattttgggagatagCTAGAGCAAGtcggagaggagcagagagagggagggagggagggagagagagagagaatcccaagcaggctccacgctgtcagcacagtgccggatactgggctccatcccaccaacggtgagatcgtgacctgagccaatataaagagttggacgcttaacccagtgaaccttttttaaatgtatactctAGTACTTTTTAAGTGCATTGCCTTccttatgcaaccatcaccaccatccatttccagaactcttcatcttgcaaaatggaaacaatatgtCCATTAAATACTAACTCCCTATTCTGCAGTCCTCTCAGCCCttggtaaccactaatctactttctgtctgtatgaacCTCAAGTAcagtaagtggaattatacaaatCATATCTGTTGTTTTGttactagcttatttcacttaatgtgtCCTCAGGGTTTATCTATGCATTTcagaatttacttcctttttaggGCTAAATGATAGTTCATCAAATGTATGTGCCATATTTTgcctatccattcatccactgaggGATACTTCCACCTTTTGGCCACTGTGAAGAGATGTTTGCTTAtctgtttgaatcccagctttcaattcttttaggtatttactagaagtggaattcctggttcatataataataattctgCTTTAGATTTTTTGAGGAAAgatcatactgtttttcacagtggctgtaccattttacatttttaacaacatTGCATAAGGATTCCAATTTCCCCACATTCTTGCCCACACTtggtgctttctttctttctttctttctttttttttttttttttgatagccaTCTTCATGGGTATGAGATGCAGTCATTGTTATTTTCTGcttgcttatttttcctttctaattcaattaacaaataataaatttaaccagaATGGCACTGACTTCCATACTATTTGTTATATTGGTTTATAAGAGTTTACCATATCAAGCTTGCATGccaatctttgttctttttcattcattactttaataaatatttttggtgaGACTACTTTGGTTCAGGCACTGTTTAGTGTCTGAGAATGCTTCAGAAAATGACACAAGGTCTCTGCCCTTAgggagtttatattctaatggGAGAAAGAGTTCATACTCTTATGAATAATTGAAGTTCATGACAGCATAAGGAGGCTGGTAAAACAGGCAAGTGCCTCAGAGAAGTAGTGACAGGTTAGAGAAGCAGCGGGGAAAGAACTatgctttttacttttgtatttcaaCACATGGCACAATGGAGACATTCAATGATTGTCAAGAGGGTGATGGGGAACAAGTTAAACAAAGATAACAAATCAGGACCACTGACCGACAGAATAAAGAATAATGTAGAGCCACAGATACAAAgaggtttcattcattcattaaaacaaaacaaaataccctcCCTAAGTGATCTCTTTCACTTATTTACCTTTGACTTCTATTCAGGGATGATGGTTCTCAAATTCATCTCTGTAGCCCCAATCTTTTCCATGAACCTAGAATATATTTGTATTCGCAGAGGGAGAAGATCAAAATCCGATCTCATTATTGATGTTTATATACCTGCTCTTCCCCGTTTCAGTAAAGAGCATATTCATATATCCATTTGCCCAAAAGAGCATCCTGAAAGTTGTCCTTTATCCTTCCTATTTATTCTTTACACTTAATTAGTTATCAAAGCAATCTATCTCCTTTATACCATTAGgacatatttccttctttttattctcaCTGCTACTGGTAGTTGGGCCATCATCCTTTCTCACCCAGATGCAGCAACAGTCTCCCAACTGGTCTTGTCCCTACCTCAAGTCTTCTTCTTCTCTAATAGCTCTCCCTTAAGGACACCACAAGCCATGCTGCCCTTTCCATGGTGGCAATTATTCTTCTATGCCCCACCCATGTTAGGGCTGAAAACTAGACTGTCATTGTAATTCCCCAATGACACTGCCAAACCATTACTTGTACTTGGTTGTGTAATTACAACCTCTACTTTATTTGAAGTTTACATCATGCAGCTGAAGAATCTTCTGTCCCTCCTCATTGTTGTCAGTTACTGACTACTTTGGATAGTCCCCTTTATTCGTAGGaataaggaattggcttacaGTCTTTTTGATTACTTCATTGGTTTGCTCTCATCTTGGGTGACATTCATGTCTATGTGGACAATTTATATAATGTCTTCCTTGGCCTTTTCATTTCAAGAgacattgaatttattttgggcATCCATGACCACACCCTTGATCATTCACTAAGAATTTTTCCTCATCGGGAATTTaaactttcaggggcacctgggtggttcagtgggttgaatATCTGacattggcttaggtcatgaccttacagttcctgagttcaaaccccgcatggGGCTTCTCGCTGCTGTTGGTgcatagcctgctttggatactctgtcgccctcactctctgcccttcgcccacttgtgctctttctctctcttaaaaataaacatttaaaaaaaggattttaaacttTCATACTAA comes from the Acinonyx jubatus isolate Ajub_Pintada_27869175 chromosome C1, VMU_Ajub_asm_v1.0, whole genome shotgun sequence genome and includes:
- the SIKE1 gene encoding suppressor of IKBKE 1, which encodes MSCTIEKILTDAKTLLERLREHDAAAESLVDQSAALHRRVAAMREAGTALPDQYQEDAPDIKDMSKFKPHILLSQENTQIRDLQQENRELWVSLEEHQDALELIMSKYRKQMLQLMVAKKAVDAEPVLKAHQSHSAEIESQIDRICEMGEVMRKAVQVDDDQFCKIQEKLAQLELENKELRELLSISSESLQVRKENSMDTASQAIK